In Anaerolineae bacterium, a single window of DNA contains:
- a CDS encoding NADH-quinone oxidoreductase subunit NuoD — MAENPAAEVTTANPVAEAIAALKAQFPDAVVEDNRKGYAGIVVDPEKLVEVATAARDTLGYNYLSSATAVDYLGKGDYFEMVYHTYRVPAGGPPLVIKARTPRDRATLPSVISVWPGADFQEREAYDLMGIRFEGHPNLKRILLWEGFDGHPLRKDWKEAYYEQDQKPFDSRWPQGRVYRAEERNPYGKNVRYPEGFTLDDFTPVGEAPNYDGVDLGINVQEMATPGLKTDRLVVNLGPHHPSTHGVFRMVVTLNGETVEDLQPVMGYLHRNHEKIGERNTFLQNMPFTDRLDYITSMSNNLGYALAVEHLLSLGPRYQPPTYRAEVIRVLMVELTRVVSHMWAIGFLLNDLGAFYTPALYAIAERELILDFFEAVAGSRMMCNYMRFGGVFKDLPERIQGIPLLANDRVRNEATLDYLANIINERLPRAIDELDDYLTHNEIIVTRCQGVGILPPEMAIAYSAAGPVLRASGVPYDVRRAEPYSIYPELDFDVAVRYNGDIYDRYLLRIDEMRQSVRILKQLLPRLRETEGQPIISGSKAYSPRVPEGEAYGRVENPKGELGYYVVSDGGQNPWRYHVRSPSYINLTALGPMAKGHKVADIVAILGSIDIILGEVDR; from the coding sequence ATGGCTGAGAATCCTGCCGCCGAAGTAACGACTGCCAACCCTGTCGCCGAGGCAATTGCGGCGCTCAAAGCACAATTTCCGGATGCCGTAGTTGAGGACAACCGCAAAGGCTACGCCGGGATTGTCGTCGACCCGGAGAAACTGGTCGAAGTCGCCACCGCCGCCCGTGATACGCTGGGCTACAACTACCTCTCCAGCGCCACCGCCGTGGATTACCTGGGCAAGGGCGACTACTTTGAGATGGTCTACCACACCTATCGCGTCCCGGCTGGCGGCCCGCCATTGGTCATCAAAGCGCGCACCCCGCGGGACAGAGCCACCCTGCCTTCCGTGATCAGCGTCTGGCCAGGCGCTGACTTCCAGGAACGTGAAGCCTACGACCTGATGGGCATCCGATTCGAGGGGCATCCCAACCTCAAGCGCATCCTGCTCTGGGAGGGGTTTGACGGTCATCCGCTCCGCAAAGACTGGAAAGAAGCCTATTACGAGCAGGACCAGAAGCCCTTTGACAGCCGCTGGCCGCAGGGGCGGGTATACCGCGCCGAAGAGCGTAATCCCTACGGCAAGAACGTGCGCTACCCGGAGGGATTCACGCTGGACGATTTCACCCCGGTCGGTGAGGCGCCCAATTACGATGGAGTCGATCTGGGCATCAATGTGCAGGAGATGGCTACCCCCGGCCTCAAGACCGATCGTCTGGTGGTCAACCTCGGCCCGCATCACCCCAGCACGCATGGTGTGTTCCGCATGGTTGTCACCCTCAATGGCGAGACGGTAGAAGACCTCCAGCCAGTCATGGGCTACCTGCACCGCAACCATGAGAAGATCGGCGAGCGTAACACCTTCCTGCAGAACATGCCCTTTACCGATCGGCTGGACTACATCACCAGCATGTCCAACAACCTGGGCTACGCGCTGGCGGTGGAGCACCTTCTCTCGCTTGGCCCCCGTTACCAGCCACCTACCTACCGCGCCGAGGTTATCCGCGTGCTCATGGTGGAGCTAACCCGTGTGGTCAGCCACATGTGGGCGATCGGCTTCCTGCTGAACGACCTGGGCGCTTTCTACACCCCCGCTCTCTATGCGATCGCTGAACGCGAACTGATCCTCGACTTCTTCGAGGCTGTCGCTGGCAGCCGGATGATGTGCAACTACATGCGTTTTGGCGGGGTCTTCAAAGACCTGCCAGAGCGCATCCAGGGCATCCCTCTGCTGGCCAACGATCGCGTCCGTAACGAAGCCACGCTGGACTACCTGGCCAACATCATCAACGAGCGTCTGCCGCGCGCCATTGACGAACTGGACGATTACCTTACCCATAACGAGATCATCGTTACCCGGTGCCAGGGCGTCGGCATCCTGCCGCCAGAGATGGCGATCGCCTACAGTGCCGCCGGGCCAGTGCTGCGGGCCAGTGGCGTACCGTATGATGTGCGCCGCGCTGAGCCATACAGCATCTATCCGGAGCTGGATTTTGACGTGGCCGTACGCTACAACGGCGACATCTACGACCGCTATCTGTTGCGCATTGATGAGATGCGTCAAAGCGTGCGCATTCTCAAGCAGCTTCTCCCGCGCCTGCGCGAGACCGAAGGCCAGCCGATCATCTCCGGTAGTAAGGCCTACAGCCCGCGCGTGCCGGAAGGCGAGGCTTATGGCCGGGTGGAAAACCCCAAGGGCGAACTGGGCTACTACGTGGTCTCCGACGGCGGCCAGAACCCCTGGCGCTATCACGTCCGCTCCCCCAGTTACATTAACCTGACCGCCCTTGGCCCGATGGCCAAGGGCCACAAAGTCGCCGACATCGTCGCCATTCTGGGTAGCATCGACATCATCCTGGGCGAGGTTGACCGCTAG
- a CDS encoding 4Fe-4S binding protein: MYGLGILKGMGVTLKHFLDTYIEDLRFLGKGKRTDVAFNLRQGGRNQRLGLFTVEYPEEKIAVPERFRFIPFLVINNLDAEEDAGKIWCTSCGICAKVCPPQCIWIVRGTDPETGRPKPEPEEFYIDIDICMNCGLCAEFCPFDAIKMDHDYELASYDRTTHHIFDKARLSKEFRYWRSIAPTISAEEAEARGGWEHKDVLKEKAKASRAADKAAGAS; encoded by the coding sequence ATGTACGGACTGGGCATTCTCAAAGGAATGGGCGTCACGCTCAAGCACTTCCTCGACACGTACATCGAGGACCTACGCTTCCTGGGTAAGGGCAAGCGCACCGATGTCGCCTTCAACCTGCGCCAGGGTGGCAGAAACCAGCGGCTGGGACTGTTCACCGTCGAGTACCCCGAAGAGAAGATCGCCGTCCCGGAACGCTTCCGCTTCATCCCGTTCCTGGTCATCAACAACCTGGATGCAGAGGAAGACGCCGGCAAAATCTGGTGCACCAGTTGCGGCATCTGCGCCAAGGTCTGCCCGCCCCAATGCATCTGGATCGTGCGCGGCACCGACCCGGAGACTGGCCGCCCCAAACCGGAGCCGGAAGAGTTTTACATCGATATCGACATCTGCATGAACTGCGGCCTGTGCGCGGAGTTCTGCCCGTTCGACGCGATCAAGATGGATCACGACTACGAACTGGCCAGCTATGACCGCACCACGCATCACATCTTTGACAAAGCCAGGCTCTCTAAAGAGTTCCGCTACTGGCGCTCCATCGCCCCGACGATCTCCGCCGAAGAAGCGGAAGCACGCGGCGGCTGGGAACACAAAGATGTGCTGAAGGAAAAGGCCAAAGCCTCCCGTGCTGCTGACAAGGCTGCTGGCGCCAGCTAG
- a CDS encoding Mrp/NBP35 family ATP-binding protein, translating to MSDQSPHYQAVMDALRTVNDPELHRDIVSLGMVRDLQIEDGVARFTIVLTTPACPLKDVFIQECRQALVGKVDGITDVQIAWDSRVPTDRRLHGRLDTAMRSIIAISSGKGGVGKSTVAVNLAIALAQSGARVGLLDADILGPNIPIMVGLTSGKPRVSPDQKLVPFEVYGVQVMSMGFLIEPGKPLVWRGPMLHGVIRQFFNDVAWDRLDYLIVDLPPGTGDAQLSLAQSVPLTGAVIVTQPQEVALDDAARGLHMFEELQVPILGIVENMSGDFFGEGGGEKLAQATGVPFLGRIPLDARIRIGGDTGRPIVLEHADSPAAQAFCQVAQAVASRASVIMLGNSDVIPLNIIG from the coding sequence ATGAGTGACCAATCTCCCCACTATCAGGCCGTCATGGATGCCTTGCGTACCGTTAACGATCCGGAACTGCACCGTGATATCGTGTCGCTGGGCATGGTTCGCGACCTGCAGATTGAAGACGGCGTCGCCCGTTTCACGATTGTGCTGACCACGCCGGCTTGCCCGCTCAAAGACGTCTTCATCCAGGAATGCCGTCAGGCCCTGGTCGGCAAGGTTGACGGCATCACCGATGTGCAGATCGCCTGGGACAGCCGTGTTCCCACCGACAGGCGCCTGCATGGCCGGCTTGATACTGCCATGCGCTCAATCATCGCCATCAGCAGCGGCAAAGGTGGCGTTGGCAAGAGCACCGTTGCTGTCAACCTGGCCATCGCCCTGGCCCAGAGTGGCGCGCGGGTGGGGCTACTGGATGCCGATATCCTCGGTCCGAACATTCCGATCATGGTTGGGCTGACCTCCGGTAAGCCGCGGGTCAGCCCGGATCAGAAACTGGTGCCTTTTGAGGTATATGGGGTGCAGGTCATGAGCATGGGCTTCCTGATCGAACCGGGCAAGCCACTCGTCTGGCGCGGCCCCATGTTGCACGGTGTCATCCGCCAGTTCTTCAACGATGTCGCCTGGGACAGGCTGGACTACCTGATCGTCGACCTGCCGCCGGGGACAGGCGACGCGCAACTGAGCCTGGCGCAGAGTGTGCCACTGACTGGCGCGGTCATCGTCACTCAGCCACAGGAAGTAGCGCTTGACGACGCCGCCCGTGGCCTGCACATGTTTGAGGAACTGCAAGTCCCCATCCTGGGCATTGTGGAGAACATGAGCGGCGACTTCTTTGGGGAAGGCGGGGGTGAGAAACTGGCCCAGGCCACCGGTGTGCCCTTCCTGGGGCGCATCCCACTGGACGCCAGGATTCGCATTGGCGGCGATACCGGCAGGCCGATCGTCCTGGAACACGCCGATAGCCCTGCCGCGCAGGCCTTCTGCCAGGTTGCCCAGGCGGTAGCCAGCCGGGCAAGTGTGATCATGCTCGGCAATAGCGATGTGATCCCGCTCAACATCATCGGCTGA
- a CDS encoding STAS domain-containing protein: protein MEIKTSELKRVTLLEVSGRIDSTNANELGEALNAAIDSGRTQIVLDLANVDYMSSAGLRELVSALKKVKRGTGDLRLASVSGRVLEVLELAGLDTIFEIYPTQVEAVGSF, encoded by the coding sequence ATGGAAATCAAAACCTCGGAACTGAAACGGGTCACCCTCCTGGAGGTCAGCGGGCGCATCGACAGTACCAACGCCAACGAGCTAGGCGAAGCGCTGAACGCGGCGATCGACAGCGGTCGTACCCAGATCGTCCTCGACCTGGCTAACGTTGACTACATGAGCAGCGCCGGCCTGCGCGAACTGGTCAGCGCCCTCAAGAAAGTCAAGCGCGGTACGGGCGATCTGCGTCTGGCCTCGGTCTCTGGTCGCGTGCTGGAAGTACTGGAACTGGCCGGCCTGGATACCATCTTCGAGATCTACCCGACCCAGGTGGAAGCTGTCGGCAGCTTCTAG
- a CDS encoding anti-sigma factor antagonist (This anti-anti-sigma factor, or anti-sigma factor antagonist, belongs to a family that includes characterized members SpoIIAA, RsbV, RsfA, and RsfB.) has translation MMAEKHRMIIPGIQRLVPDVCDFVESIALRANLNDRAIYHCQMAVDEACTNIIEHGFRNSDTPGHIEITCQDEPDRYRITIIDDSPPFNPLLQENPDPTTPLTDREPGGWGIFFIKKMMDEVSYTLENGRNKLTLVKLKTPENVREPIPALPDEQNGMIREYPGGIWGITPSGRLDSNTAPALQSLLDDQLASGHINLLIDMSEVSYISTSGLKALVNAWRSAQGKGGRVVLAGMRAQIYEVFETVGFDQIFDIFATPEEALHHLRNQTA, from the coding sequence ATGATGGCTGAGAAACACCGCATGATCATTCCTGGCATTCAACGCCTGGTTCCGGATGTCTGCGACTTTGTAGAATCCATTGCCCTGCGGGCAAACCTGAATGATCGTGCGATCTACCATTGCCAGATGGCGGTTGATGAAGCGTGCACCAATATCATCGAGCATGGCTTTCGCAACAGCGACACGCCCGGTCACATTGAGATCACCTGTCAGGACGAGCCGGATCGCTACCGGATCACGATTATCGACGACAGCCCGCCGTTTAACCCGCTGCTCCAGGAAAACCCCGACCCCACCACCCCCCTCACCGATCGTGAGCCGGGCGGCTGGGGCATCTTCTTCATCAAGAAGATGATGGACGAAGTCAGCTACACCCTGGAGAATGGCCGTAACAAGCTGACCTTGGTCAAGCTTAAGACGCCTGAGAATGTGCGGGAACCGATTCCGGCGTTGCCGGACGAGCAGAATGGCATGATACGCGAATATCCCGGCGGCATCTGGGGAATAACTCCCAGCGGACGGCTGGACAGCAACACCGCTCCAGCCCTGCAAAGTTTGCTGGACGATCAACTGGCCAGCGGACACATCAACCTGCTCATCGACATGAGCGAAGTATCGTATATTTCGACAAGCGGCCTCAAAGCTCTGGTCAACGCCTGGCGGAGCGCCCAGGGGAAAGGGGGCCGCGTTGTGCTGGCGGGCATGCGCGCGCAAATCTACGAAGTCTTTGAGACAGTGGGTTTTGACCAGATTTTCGATATCTTTGCCACGCCAGAAGAAGCGCTACATCACCTGAGGAACCAGACTGCCTAG
- a CDS encoding GAF domain-containing protein — translation MDKFYWLLLLFLAATTGWLAYRQFRGQSQRITGHQREARLEELAGFGQAILNAQLQLDALCEVVYQQASRIIDTANFQLGLFQDADYIIMIWLRGGVRLESRRFPRAANEGLIGWVRRTGQGLLIRDYEKEWDTLPARPSYQAQPAYRSAIFAPLVAGGDTIGVIAVQSETPGAYADSDLRLLMVLTNQAAGAIRNAQLFEQTQARNRQLQLVNEVSQQVTAMQPLPDLFRQIVTLLQQTFKYYMVNIFALDEKKGLLTLQASSHPALYERLPQIQLGTGLIGWAAERASTVLAPDVTRDHRYVEVATLDETRAEVAVPLIVERRVVGVLDVQSDQIGAFNQEDVVMLETLAGQIALAIQEAETYAAERRQRERLNALTEASRAVVSILDLDELLEEVIDLLTDYFGYDRTHIFLREGDRIIFRAGSGVHSGRWAIEHLAYHINDPGIITKCIRTQQPIICNDVSQYPDYIPGPGVEDTQAEMAIPIRMSMQTLGVLDIQSKERDAFSPDDAALAEALADTMAIALRNAALYSREKRRRILAESLREISMTLGASLEVDRVLDGILQGLERVINVAVAIIILYDDVEEAYRISAVRGHAEAESLLGQVIAPEADIQAEIVRIFHTDGTVVSAADDDHLVIPLTIGEESIGYLAVDYRAGRFSADDLEMINAFATQSAMAIANAHLYMAQREEAWVSTALLQVAEATARADTLDEVLRTVARITPMLVGVEWCAVLLEEPEGFRIVAVEGTSPEVEALYVGHAISPASWEPLSRMLATQEAVMLDHSTVPPPVESASARLAEASARQIGQGVMLPLYARGEIVGAMLIGQQSGEDVLSRRKIEMVSGIANQAALAIESAQLSAARQEEAWVTTALLQVAEAVNAQVELTSTLQTIVRLTPLLVGVRCCVVLRRDERNDSFFGAISYGLPQAAEETLAAAVFTPAESPYFQALAVAAAPLPAGPAYEQRVPAELQRLLGVTDVLGLPLTAQGRLVGVMLVDHPNPGGIIDQRRMNILTGIAWQTAMAIENGRLQELAAERQRLERDLEVAQSIQTSFLPDSTPSVPGWEVAAHYRAARMVGGDFYDFLLLSDGKWGLVVADVADKGMPAALYMALSRTLLRAVARNQDDPATTLLRVNRLLLEDTHSDLFVTMWYAIWNPANGTLQYSSAGHNPPFVLRSKNQSVEMLKLKGIALGVLPNIHLEAGVVTLEPGDLLVLYTDGVTEAQNTAGVQFGLGGLMEAIRVHSQQNASQIADAVIAALDAHTGDAPRFDDLTLVIIQRQVQATG, via the coding sequence GTGGACAAGTTCTATTGGCTGCTGCTCTTGTTCCTGGCGGCAACTACTGGTTGGCTTGCCTACCGGCAGTTCCGCGGGCAATCACAGCGGATAACGGGCCACCAGCGCGAAGCCCGGCTGGAGGAACTGGCGGGCTTTGGCCAGGCCATCCTCAATGCGCAACTCCAGCTTGATGCCCTGTGCGAAGTCGTCTACCAGCAGGCCAGCCGGATCATCGACACGGCGAATTTCCAGCTTGGGCTGTTCCAAGACGCCGACTACATCATCATGATCTGGTTACGCGGTGGCGTGCGGCTGGAAAGCCGGCGCTTCCCCCGCGCCGCCAACGAAGGGCTGATCGGCTGGGTGCGTCGTACCGGCCAGGGGTTGCTCATCCGCGACTATGAAAAGGAATGGGATACCCTCCCCGCCCGGCCCAGTTACCAGGCGCAACCGGCTTACCGCTCCGCAATTTTCGCGCCGCTGGTCGCCGGCGGCGATACCATCGGTGTGATCGCCGTCCAGAGCGAAACGCCCGGCGCCTATGCGGATAGCGACCTGCGTCTGTTGATGGTACTGACCAATCAGGCGGCCGGCGCCATCCGCAATGCCCAGCTCTTCGAACAGACCCAGGCCCGCAACCGCCAGCTCCAGCTCGTTAACGAGGTCAGCCAGCAGGTGACGGCCATGCAGCCGCTGCCAGATCTCTTCCGGCAGATAGTCACGCTGCTGCAGCAGACCTTCAAGTACTACATGGTCAACATCTTCGCCCTGGACGAGAAGAAGGGGCTGCTTACACTGCAGGCCAGCAGCCATCCGGCCCTTTACGAGCGGCTTCCCCAGATTCAACTCGGCACGGGCCTGATCGGCTGGGCAGCTGAACGCGCCTCCACCGTCCTGGCTCCCGATGTCACCCGCGATCACCGCTACGTTGAGGTCGCCACGCTGGACGAGACACGCGCCGAGGTCGCCGTGCCTCTGATCGTCGAGCGACGCGTGGTCGGTGTACTGGATGTACAGAGCGACCAGATCGGCGCCTTCAACCAGGAAGATGTAGTCATGCTGGAAACCCTGGCCGGCCAGATCGCCCTGGCCATCCAGGAGGCTGAAACCTACGCCGCTGAACGCCGTCAGCGTGAGCGCCTCAACGCCCTCACCGAAGCCAGCCGCGCCGTGGTGTCCATCCTGGACCTCGATGAATTGCTGGAAGAGGTCATCGATCTGCTGACCGATTACTTCGGTTACGACCGTACCCACATCTTCCTGCGGGAAGGCGACCGTATCATCTTCCGCGCTGGCAGCGGTGTCCATAGCGGTCGCTGGGCCATCGAACATCTCGCATACCACATCAACGATCCGGGAATCATCACCAAGTGCATCCGCACCCAGCAACCGATCATCTGCAATGACGTCAGCCAGTATCCGGATTACATCCCCGGCCCCGGCGTCGAAGACACTCAGGCGGAGATGGCCATCCCCATCCGGATGAGCATGCAAACCCTGGGCGTGCTTGACATCCAGAGCAAGGAACGCGACGCTTTCTCCCCGGATGATGCCGCCCTTGCGGAAGCGCTGGCGGATACGATGGCCATTGCCCTGCGCAATGCTGCCCTCTACAGCCGGGAAAAGCGCCGCCGCATCCTGGCCGAATCGCTGCGGGAGATCAGCATGACCCTCGGCGCCAGCCTGGAAGTCGACCGGGTACTGGACGGTATCCTCCAGGGCCTGGAGCGAGTCATCAATGTCGCCGTTGCGATCATCATCCTTTACGACGATGTGGAGGAAGCCTACCGGATCAGCGCTGTGCGTGGTCACGCCGAAGCGGAAAGCCTGCTCGGTCAGGTGATCGCGCCGGAAGCGGACATACAGGCCGAGATCGTGCGCATCTTCCACACCGATGGCACCGTCGTTAGCGCTGCTGACGACGACCACCTGGTAATTCCGCTCACCATCGGCGAAGAGTCGATCGGTTATCTGGCTGTTGACTACCGCGCTGGCAGGTTCTCCGCCGACGATCTGGAGATGATCAACGCCTTTGCCACGCAGTCAGCCATGGCCATCGCCAACGCCCACCTCTACATGGCGCAACGGGAAGAAGCCTGGGTTTCCACTGCCCTGCTCCAGGTTGCCGAGGCAACTGCTCGCGCCGACACACTGGACGAAGTGTTGCGCACAGTCGCCCGCATCACGCCAATGCTGGTTGGAGTCGAGTGGTGCGCCGTTCTGCTGGAAGAGCCAGAGGGCTTCCGCATTGTGGCTGTCGAAGGCACTTCGCCGGAAGTCGAAGCGCTTTATGTCGGGCACGCCATCAGCCCCGCCTCCTGGGAACCGCTCAGCCGCATGCTGGCCACCCAGGAAGCTGTTATGCTGGACCACTCGACGGTTCCCCCGCCAGTCGAATCCGCCTCTGCCCGGCTGGCTGAGGCTTCTGCCCGCCAGATCGGACAGGGCGTGATGTTGCCACTGTATGCCAGAGGGGAGATCGTCGGTGCAATGCTGATCGGCCAGCAGAGCGGCGAGGACGTGCTGAGCCGGCGCAAAATCGAAATGGTCAGCGGTATCGCCAACCAGGCCGCCCTGGCCATTGAGAGTGCCCAGCTTTCCGCTGCCCGGCAGGAAGAAGCCTGGGTCACCACCGCCCTGCTCCAGGTCGCCGAAGCAGTTAATGCTCAGGTGGAATTAACCTCCACGCTGCAAACCATTGTGCGCCTGACACCGCTGCTGGTCGGCGTGCGATGCTGTGTTGTGTTGCGCCGCGATGAACGCAACGACAGCTTCTTCGGCGCGATCTCCTACGGTCTGCCCCAGGCTGCGGAAGAAACCCTGGCGGCTGCTGTGTTCACCCCCGCGGAGTCTCCTTACTTCCAGGCATTGGCTGTTGCCGCCGCACCGTTACCCGCCGGGCCGGCCTACGAGCAGCGCGTACCGGCGGAGCTGCAGCGGCTGCTCGGCGTCACGGATGTGCTGGGCCTGCCGCTGACGGCGCAGGGCCGTCTGGTCGGCGTGATGCTGGTTGACCACCCCAATCCGGGCGGGATCATTGACCAGCGTCGCATGAATATCCTGACCGGCATTGCCTGGCAGACAGCCATGGCAATTGAGAATGGCCGGCTCCAGGAGCTGGCCGCGGAACGTCAGCGCCTGGAGCGCGACCTGGAGGTCGCCCAGAGCATTCAGACCAGCTTCCTGCCGGATAGCACACCGTCGGTTCCGGGCTGGGAGGTGGCAGCACATTACCGGGCCGCGCGGATGGTTGGCGGAGACTTCTACGACTTCCTGCTGCTATCCGACGGCAAGTGGGGGCTGGTGGTGGCGGATGTGGCCGACAAAGGCATGCCCGCCGCGCTGTACATGGCCCTCAGCCGCACCCTGTTGCGAGCCGTCGCTCGCAACCAGGATGACCCGGCAACCACATTGTTGCGTGTCAACCGGCTGCTGCTGGAAGATACGCACTCCGACCTGTTCGTAACCATGTGGTACGCCATCTGGAACCCGGCGAATGGCACGTTGCAGTATTCCAGCGCCGGGCACAACCCACCCTTTGTGCTGCGTAGCAAAAACCAGAGCGTGGAGATGCTTAAGCTTAAAGGAATCGCCCTCGGCGTGTTGCCTAATATCCATCTGGAAGCCGGCGTAGTCACGCTCGAACCGGGTGACCTGCTGGTGCTGTACACCGATGGCGTGACCGAGGCTCAGAATACGGCCGGTGTGCAGTTCGGCCTGGGCGGACTGATGGAAGCGATCCGGGTTCATAGCCAGCAAAATGCGTCTCAGATCGCCGACGCAGTGATTGCCGCCCTTGACGCGCATACCGGTGACGCGCCCCGGTTCGACGACCTGACCCTCGTGATCATACAGCGGCAGGTCCAGGCGACCGGATAA
- a CDS encoding NUDIX hydrolase: MNLRVKQLVADIFQQRPWLGRIAHRVWRRFQARFSAGAVGVVFDPDGNILLLKHVYRPHYQWGLPGGYVGRREDPAQTVQRELLEETGLQVTVIRPLWVEQGMYADHLDLAYLCRLDGGDVRLSSEILAYAWVSPHRLPQLLDFHRRVVNLALQDQEVSTWQ; encoded by the coding sequence ATGAATCTGCGGGTCAAGCAACTGGTGGCCGATATCTTTCAGCAGCGACCATGGTTGGGCAGGATCGCTCATCGCGTCTGGCGGCGTTTTCAGGCGCGTTTCTCCGCCGGCGCGGTCGGGGTAGTATTTGACCCCGACGGGAATATCCTGCTGCTCAAGCATGTCTACCGACCACATTATCAGTGGGGACTGCCGGGCGGCTATGTGGGGCGTCGGGAGGATCCTGCTCAGACCGTACAGCGTGAGTTGCTGGAAGAAACCGGCCTGCAGGTGACGGTCATCCGACCGCTGTGGGTAGAGCAGGGGATGTACGCCGATCATCTGGACCTGGCTTACCTGTGCCGCCTGGATGGCGGGGATGTGCGTTTGAGCAGTGAGATTCTGGCCTATGCCTGGGTGTCGCCGCACAGGCTGCCGCAACTATTGGACTTTCACCGGCGCGTCGTGAATCTGGCATTGCAGGATCAGGAGGTGAGTACTTGGCAGTAG
- a CDS encoding LysM peptidoglycan-binding domain-containing protein yields METPRRNLKQELLVALVTLVILATAVSLAVVLTGDSLAAFRQTATPVALAPTTASLTSTVEPTQVTLTPTSSATRPAAASPTVSPTPSLTPGKPAPETSTSATPVAVKPSPIPPVTATPTTRPTRTPVPRITSIPTKGTPTATAMHLPTAMPSPTIAPTSTPIASPTEAATPWPTPLPPTPTIVLATPITPTVVVAGCTPPADWRPYTIRSGENLFRISLRAGVPLAEMQRVNCIPNAANIIAGQVIYVPPTFFYSTAPTSPIQAQETPSSIPRQVGCSVPGIQIAYPAPGAVLTSRFAVTGSATLEDSSRFSFYKVELRAENETVFHNVGQSNQPVTGGTLATIDPAAFGPGHYQLKLTVVDITGNYPQPCAIRVTFR; encoded by the coding sequence ATGGAAACACCGCGCAGGAACCTTAAGCAGGAGTTGCTGGTCGCGCTGGTCACGCTGGTCATCCTTGCCACGGCGGTCAGCCTGGCAGTAGTCCTCACCGGTGACAGCCTGGCTGCGTTCCGGCAGACTGCTACGCCGGTCGCGCTGGCCCCCACCACTGCCAGCCTGACTTCAACTGTGGAGCCGACACAGGTGACACTCACCCCGACCAGCAGTGCTACCCGGCCCGCGGCTGCGTCTCCCACTGTCTCACCGACGCCATCGCTAACGCCCGGCAAACCCGCGCCGGAAACGTCCACCAGCGCTACGCCTGTTGCCGTCAAGCCGTCACCGATCCCGCCAGTCACTGCTACACCTACCACCCGGCCTACGCGGACGCCGGTACCCCGCATCACCAGCATTCCCACCAAGGGCACACCAACAGCCACCGCGATGCACCTGCCAACAGCGATGCCATCCCCCACCATTGCGCCAACATCGACGCCGATAGCCTCGCCAACTGAAGCAGCGACGCCCTGGCCGACGCCGTTGCCACCTACGCCGACCATTGTGCTGGCTACCCCGATCACGCCAACAGTGGTCGTGGCGGGTTGTACACCGCCCGCTGACTGGCGGCCGTATACGATCCGCTCCGGGGAAAACCTGTTCCGCATCTCGTTGCGCGCCGGAGTCCCTCTGGCGGAGATGCAGCGTGTCAACTGTATTCCCAACGCCGCCAATATCATCGCCGGGCAGGTGATCTACGTGCCGCCTACCTTCTTCTATTCCACTGCCCCGACCTCGCCCATCCAGGCTCAGGAGACTCCGTCCTCCATCCCGCGGCAGGTAGGTTGCAGTGTACCCGGTATCCAGATCGCCTATCCCGCCCCCGGCGCCGTCCTGACCAGCCGTTTCGCCGTCACCGGCAGCGCCACCCTGGAGGATAGCAGCCGCTTCAGCTTCTACAAAGTGGAACTGCGCGCGGAAAACGAAACGGTCTTCCACAATGTCGGCCAGTCCAACCAGCCGGTCACCGGCGGCACGCTGGCGACCATCGATCCGGCGGCGTTTGGACCAGGACACTACCAGCTCAAGCTGACCGTGGTAGACATCACCGGTAACTACCCGCAACCGTGTGCGATCCGCGTCACCTTCCGCTAG